DNA from Acetobacter aceti NBRC 14818:
ATGGAAAATGCTGGATTCCTCAGCTATTTTTCAGAATTGCCGGACCTCATCCGCTGGCGTTTCATGCGCCGGATCTATGATCTCAACCAGCCTCCTCCGCAGGACACTTTCTGGCGCTGCCGTCGTCATGAGAATTTCGCATTTCATACCGGCGCGCCTTGGACAGCCGTCAGTCGGGATGGCGATGACATCGTTGTCACGACGCCAAAGGGTGAGATGCGGTTTGATTTTCTGATCATCGGAACTGGCTTTACCATCGACATGGCGCTGCGTCCTGAACTGGCAGGCATCGCCGGTCATGTTGCGCTCTGGAAGGAGCGCTTTACCGCACCGGAAGACGAGCCGAGCGCTGTTCTTGGCGATTATCCTTATCTGGGCAAGAAATTTCAGTTTCTTCCCAAGGATGAAAAAGACCCTATCGCGCCGATGCTGTCCGCCATCCACAATTTCACCTTTTCCGCCACACCCAGCATGGGACTGTCCGGCGCATCGGTGAGCGCCATGCGGTTCGGTGTCGAGAAACTGTCTTTTGCCATCGGTCGTGATCTCTTCGTTGAAGATGGAGATCAGCACCTGAAAAGTCTGCTGGCCTATCAGGTGGATGAACTTGTCAGTCTGGAACCACCTCCAGTGTGAGTGGCAGTCACAGGACTGCCCGTTCCAGACTGAGGCTGGATTTTCAAGGGACGATATACTGTGGAAACACCAGAAAAAATCAGCAGGGAAGTTCATCCGATTGATGAAGTTCTTCCTTTCTGGCAGCTTGGGTTTTATGGACTCCAGCATGTCCTGACATTTTATGCGTCAGCCGTTATTGTGCCGATCCTTCTCGCCAGTGCGCTGGGATTGTCGCGGGACATGCTGGAACATTTGATCGAAGCTGATCTGTTCACCTGCGGTATAGCGTCCCTGCTGCAATGCGTCGGCCTTGGCCCGATCGGGGTAAGAATGCCGCTTCTGCAGGGCGTCACCTTTGTTGCTGTCGCTCCAATGATTACAATCGGCCTGTCTGCGGGCGGCGGCGTGGAAGGATTGCAGCAGATCTTCGGCGCCGTCATTGCCGCCGGTCTGTTTTCTTTTGTAACGGCCCCGCATTTTGCAAAGCTGGTACGCTTCTTTCCGCCCGTCGTAACCGGGTCGATCATTTTGGTGATCGGGATCGCGCTTCTGCCAGTAGCAGCCAATGATATTGTCAATGGCCATGGCACGTCCGTCATGCAGGACCCCGTGAATATGCGGAATGTAGCCTACGGACTGGGCACATTGCTTGTCATCCTGTTCATGCAGCGTTTTTTTACGGGTTTTTGGCGGGCAATCAGCGTGCTGCTGGGATTGATCAGCGGAACCACCCTCGCGTGGCTTCTGGGTGACGCCCAATTTGACACGGTCGCCGCGGCACCTGCTCTTACTGTAGTGACACCTCTTTATTTTGGAATTCCGACTTTCCGTCTGATGCCCGTTCTCTCAATGATTGTCGTCATGATGATCGCCATGCTGGAAACGGTAGGAGACGTGTATGCAGCTGGAAAAATTGTAGGCAAGCCTATCGGGCCAAAGGAAATTACGCAGGCCATCCGCGCTGATGGAGCCGCCACCATTCTCGGCGGGATTTTCAATTCCTTTCCCTACACCTGCTTTGCCCAGAATGTCGGTCTGGTTCGTCTGACAGGCATCCGGAGCCGATGGGTTGTTGCAGCGGCTGCCGTGATCATGATGATTCTTGGCTGTGTGCCAAAACTGGCCGCCATGATGGCCTGCGTTCCTTTACCGGTCATGGGTGGAGCGGCTCTCGCCATGTTCGGTGCTGTTGCGGTCGTGGGAATTCAAGCGCTTTCACAGGTCAATTTCGAGCATCAGGGCAATACCGTGGTTGTCGGGACCAGCCTCGGGCTAGGGATGTTGCTTGTGTCCCAGCCGCATATTACGGACCATTTCCCTGCTTGGATGAAAATCATCTTTGGTAGCGGGATTACCCTGGGCGCGACTGCTGCAATTGTCCTCAATTTCATTTTCAACCGTCAGGATCCCCCTCCAATTTCTGTGGAGGGTGAAGTCTGGAATGTTGGCGTACAGATTTCACAAGATCCGGACATGCTGGATCTGGAGGGAGCCAAGTCGTCCGCCGGATAGTTTCGGCCTCCGACGATCAGATGCAGCATCTGTGACCCTGAGCAGGTATGTCCAACAGAAGAGCCTGTTGCCGACCTCTCTGTCCTGCGAGCCTGCTTTCAACAGAATGATGCCGTCTTATGAAACAGTTGCTGTCCATTTTTGGTCTTGCTCTCACTGGCGCTCATAGTCGCTGCACGCAGACGGACAAGGTTCCTCTTCATTACGGAGAGGAGAATCCAGATGTGGTGCGCCTTTGATCTGCTTGGACCGCATATAGAATAGTGCTTCATCTCGGTCCGTGTGGACTATTCTTCAGGCTCGACCTCATTCCTTGAGCCAGAAGACGGTTGCGTCGATGTGGATCGTGGACATGAAGGTATGAACGCAGCGGTCGTATCGGATCGCCACACGTCGCCGGTCTTTCAGCTTTGCGGACGTGTTTTCGATGAGATGACTCTTTATTATAAAGGTACCAGTCGTAAGATGGCCCTGATTTCCGGCTTTTCTTCGACGGGATACAGACGGTGTGATCTGCCTGCTTTTTGACTCAGGGTGGTGAAATTCCGATCAAAGACACCGAGATGGCTCCAGCGAATGAAACAATTGTATAAAGTCTTGTGCGGACCATAGGCTTTCGGTTCGTCTTTCCACTGAAGGCCGTTATGGATGACGTAAACAATCCCGCCCAGAACACGACGGTCATCCATGCGGGGCATACCATGCGCCAGTGAGAAAAATAGCCTGATCCGTTCCATCTGGTGAAGCGCGCCGGATGGTTTTGCACAATGAGACACAAGGAATTGCACCCCAAATCGGGCTTCTAAGAGCCCTTTTAGAGGTCGATAAGACCTCTCTCAGCAATGGCCTTTGTGGCCTCCATCGCTCGCCAGTCAGCGCTCATCATCTTCAAGCCGACACCAACATCAAGCGGCTTCGGTCCGAATTTCAGCCGCAGCGCAGAGCATGCTGACGCCTCACGTTCACGACGTGCTTCCACAGCCAATCTGCCGATCAGCGATCGAGAAACGCCAAGTCGCTTTCCGATACTCCTGATCGTCAGAGGCCTCTTCTCTGCTCCAGCATCCTGAATGCAGGTCTGCGTCAAATACTGCTCGACCAACGACCTGGCGGCCTGAAGTTTCTCCGGATCTGTAAGCGAAATGGGTCTCATTGCGCCTCACCTTCCTATCGGTCTTCCTGCCATTACCCCGCACCTCGATCGTCTGATGTAGAGGTCTCCATTGCGGGATATGGAACATCTCTGCCGTCGATCTCCGTATCAGTCGGAAACGACGGCAATGGTTCAAACGGGCGACGTGGCAAGCCCAGTCGCGCATCCAGCTCACGCACAATCAGACGCGCAGCCAGTGCATGCACCTGAACGGTCGACAGAACGTCCATCGTCTGCCAGCGCGCCCGGCGCAATTCGATCAATTCAGATTCATACGAGCGCACCAGATCGGTCAGAGACGCTTCACGCTCTGCTGATCGTTTGACCATCTCCAGCGCCATCTGCCCGGCGTCATAGACCTCCTGCCGGGCAATGGAGCGCATCCGGTAAGAATGCGCCCACCATCCGGACAGCAGGCCGCCAAACCACACCGCAACGTGGCCACCCTCACGCGCCAGAATCAACCAACTAGCCACTCGATGCAGGACCGTAGTTCGGTGAGCGAGCGACGGCCGTGCTGCCTTCCATGCTCAGCAGCATCTGACCACTGACTGCCGGAGCAATCAGCGCGTGACCAGCAGACAGGGGATGCACCTGATCCGTATTGATCAACGACCCCGTGTTCACCTCGATCGTGGTGGAGAGCGCGTCCCCGATATCGACGACCGCCACCCGTTTATCCAGAGGATAGGCCGCCTGATACGCGGATATCGCGGCATTGAACGCCGTGAGATATGCGGCTGGATATTTGGGCGCATAGTGGAACCCAACAGGGATCATCAGGAACAGCCACGCATTCGGTGCCGCCGTTCTGTGCGCTTTCATGCACTGCATCATGGCCGCCTGACAGTCCGATGTGCTCAGTTTCCCGAGCGCCTCGTTCGTCAGATAATTCACCAGAGTTGCGACAGGCTCGCTGCCTGTGTCGCCGTAGGCTGTCAGATGACCGTTGCTGTCGAGCGCCGAGACGTTCTCGTCGATCTTGTTCCACCGGCTTTTCGTGTCGTCGTAGGTGCCCCCAGATCCATTGCTGGACCCCGACACATAATAATATGCCGGAACGTCCGCCGTGCTGTCCCCGGTATCCAGATAACCTGAGTAACCGCACACAGAGACGCATACCTCGTAACCCTGCGCCCGGAGCGTCTGAAGCAGAAAATAAGTGTAGGACTGCGTAAAATCGGGCTTGTTCGCACCACCTGAATTGATGCCCTCGGTGATGCTGTCACCGATGATCTTCACCCAGCCTTTTTCACCCGCGACGGAAACACCGGCCGTGGACGCCGCATCCAGCGTGACGCCGGACACGACAATGTTGTTGGCACCTTCATTCCACCGACCCGACTGCGGTGTGTCGCGGAAGACCACGAAAACGGTATTCTCGGCAGACGGGATGATATTCCACAGTGTTACACTGGATGCGGCCGAAAACTCTTTCACAGAGCCGTTGACGCTGACATTCACATTTCCGGACGTCCCCGCCAGACCGAAATCAATAACTGCGGTCGGGTTGGCAGACGCATTCCATGTGAAGACGAAATAGGCACCGACGTTCCATGTCCGACGCCACAGAGAGCCACCGCGCCCGCTGTCGCCATACCAGTTTCCCGGTGAAAACAGGAAAGCCGGATTATCCACCGGCACAGCAGATCCCGGAGCGAGAGGCGTCGCCGTCTGGTCAGCAGAATAGGTCGCGCCGACGCTGTTCGCAGCGCCGACCTTAACCTTGTAGGCAGTCCCGTTCGTCAGACCGGTGATCGTATAACTGCCAGCGACCGTCAGGGTCGTGACAGGAGAAGTCGCGTCGTTGACCACAATCGGATAGCCCGTGATCGGCGATCCCCCATCACTCGACGGGGCCACAACCTGCACCACGATCTGCCCGTTGCCAGCCGTAAGCGTCACGCCCGGCGCGCCTGGTGCCGTGGCAGATGATACAGGCGTCGCGGTCTGCTCAGCCGCCACAGTCGTGCCGACGCCGTTGGTCGCGCCCACTTTCACATACACAGGCGTGCCGTTCGTCAGGCCCGTGATCGTGTAGCTTCCCGCAGCCGTCAGCGTCGTGACTGGCGTTGAGGACTCGCCCCCTGACGTCGTTCCGACATAGATGGGATAACCCGTAATCGCTGAGCCGCCATCGCTCGACGGAGCCACGACCTTCACCGTTATCTGCCCGCTTCCGGCCGTCAACGTGACACCCGGCGCGCCCGGAGCCGTGGCAGATGCCTGCACCGTCAGAGACGCGGTCCCGTTGGTCAGACTGCTGTCGTTCGTTCCTGTCAGCGTCACAGCGCCAGCCTTAGATCCCGCCGTATATTCCAGCGTTCCAGACAGACTCCCGGCCGCGATTTTCAGCGTGGCAGAACTCCATGAACCACCAGCACCGCCGTCGCCCGGCGTGATCGTAACGTCCTGAGCTGCCGCCGCATCCAGAGCAAACGTCACCTCCGTGCTGCTGCCGGTCTGAACAGTCGAACTGGCCGGAGCGACCGTATATTTCGTGGCAGTCGAAGGCGCGGCATCCCCGCTGTAAACGGTGATTTCCTTCAGACCAGCAAGCGCGCCGCCAGAACCTGAATAGGCACACACACCAGCCGATCCCGCTACATTCTGAAGCGCGGCCGTGTTGACCGTGGCATTCGCTGCCCCCGAGTCATACGTCCCAAGAACTGTTCCTGAGGCATTCGAGACCGTCACAACTATTTCAGATGTGGTAGTCGTTACCTGTGTGAGCTGAATATCCAGAGTGACGACATCGCCCTGAGCGGGCTGCGTCGCCAGATCCTGCCCCACAAACTGCGTTAATTTCCCAGATGCAATGGCGAACCCGTGGATGGCGTATTTTTTGTCGCTCATATAGTCCACGGACACGAGGTATCCGTTGGCCGAACTGCTCGATCTATTAGAGCGCAGCATCGCATAGTAGGTCTGTCCACTGTTTAGACAGACCTGCATGGTCACACGCTGATTGATCGAATCTTCAGACGCTGGACGGAATAACTGGCCCGCTGTCCATGGCGTGCTTTGTTTCGTGGATGTGAGGTAAAAATCAGCCGCATTACTATCAGATGCGATATTTGCAGCCGACCAGACAGAGCCCGCCAAGTCGATCCAGCCGTTGACCAGCGTGCCGCCAGCGCCTACCGCCGCAATCGCAGCCGTGATCGACGTGTCAGATGTTTGGGTCCAGCTCGCCATGATCAGTATCTCCCCAGCAGAGTGACCGTCTTGTCAGGCGTTTCAACCCAGATCTGAGCCACACTCCCGGCGGTCGTCAGGATCTGCGGAGCAGCGGCGTCCGGCCACCAAAGCGCCGCAGGCCAGAGAACCTTGAACCCGGTTCCGGTCGCGGGCTGACGGACGATGATCCGCATCCCCGAAACCTCGCCAGCCGTTCCGCCCGTAAACCCGATCGTCAGATCCGCTGTCAGCGTGATGTCGTAACAGACGCGCCCAAACGGCGGGAACGCCAGCACCTGATTGGCACCGCCCTTGAATTGCCCCGGGTTTTGTGGAGACAGAACGACCCGTGAGGTAAGAAGAATTCATGAGCAACAAATCGAAGCGTTTTCCGCCTGAATTTCGCGAGCGTGCAGCCCGCATGGTTCTGGAGGAAGAGAAGAACCATCCATCACGTTGGTCCGCAGTGATGATGATAGCGCCAAAGCTGGATATTCATCCTGACACGCTGTCAAAATGGACCCGTCTGCATGAGCGGGCCAATGCGCCTGCGGTGAGTGACCTGCCTGATCGAGAGAAGATCAGGCAACTGGAGCGAGAGAACCGCGAATTGCGGCAGGCCAATGAAATCCTGCGCAAGGCATCAGCATATTTTGCCCAGGCGGAGC
Protein-coding regions in this window:
- a CDS encoding fibronectin type III domain-containing protein, which produces MASWTQTSDTSITAAIAAVGAGGTLVNGWIDLAGSVWSAANIASDSNAADFYLTSTKQSTPWTAGQLFRPASEDSINQRVTMQVCLNSGQTYYAMLRSNRSSSSANGYLVSVDYMSDKKYAIHGFAIASGKLTQFVGQDLATQPAQGDVVTLDIQLTQVTTTTSEIVVTVSNASGTVLGTYDSGAANATVNTAALQNVAGSAGVCAYSGSGGALAGLKEITVYSGDAAPSTATKYTVAPASSTVQTGSSTEVTFALDAAAAQDVTITPGDGGAGGSWSSATLKIAAGSLSGTLEYTAGSKAGAVTLTGTNDSSLTNGTASLTVQASATAPGAPGVTLTAGSGQITVKVVAPSSDGGSAITGYPIYVGTTSGGESSTPVTTLTAAGSYTITGLTNGTPVYVKVGATNGVGTTVAAEQTATPVSSATAPGAPGVTLTAGNGQIVVQVVAPSSDGGSPITGYPIVVNDATSPVTTLTVAGSYTITGLTNGTAYKVKVGAANSVGATYSADQTATPLAPGSAVPVDNPAFLFSPGNWYGDSGRGGSLWRRTWNVGAYFVFTWNASANPTAVIDFGLAGTSGNVNVSVNGSVKEFSAASSVTLWNIIPSAENTVFVVFRDTPQSGRWNEGANNIVVSGVTLDAASTAGVSVAGEKGWVKIIGDSITEGINSGGANKPDFTQSYTYFLLQTLRAQGYEVCVSVCGYSGYLDTGDSTADVPAYYYVSGSSNGSGGTYDDTKSRWNKIDENVSALDSNGHLTAYGDTGSEPVATLVNYLTNEALGKLSTSDCQAAMMQCMKAHRTAAPNAWLFLMIPVGFHYAPKYPAAYLTAFNAAISAYQAAYPLDKRVAVVDIGDALSTTIEVNTGSLINTDQVHPLSAGHALIAPAVSGQMLLSMEGSTAVARSPNYGPASSG
- a CDS encoding nucleobase:cation symporter-2 family protein produces the protein METPEKISREVHPIDEVLPFWQLGFYGLQHVLTFYASAVIVPILLASALGLSRDMLEHLIEADLFTCGIASLLQCVGLGPIGVRMPLLQGVTFVAVAPMITIGLSAGGGVEGLQQIFGAVIAAGLFSFVTAPHFAKLVRFFPPVVTGSIILVIGIALLPVAANDIVNGHGTSVMQDPVNMRNVAYGLGTLLVILFMQRFFTGFWRAISVLLGLISGTTLAWLLGDAQFDTVAAAPALTVVTPLYFGIPTFRLMPVLSMIVVMMIAMLETVGDVYAAGKIVGKPIGPKEITQAIRADGAATILGGIFNSFPYTCFAQNVGLVRLTGIRSRWVVAAAAVIMMILGCVPKLAAMMACVPLPVMGGAALAMFGAVAVVGIQALSQVNFEHQGNTVVVGTSLGLGMLLVSQPHITDHFPAWMKIIFGSGITLGATAAIVLNFIFNRQDPPPISVEGEVWNVGVQISQDPDMLDLEGAKSSAG